One window of uncultured Methanobrevibacter sp. genomic DNA carries:
- a CDS encoding phage holin family protein: MEIIKEKQTPKRNFKRSLIVFIGNVLGIYLISFLGLGVEFNQFDDIILLVLFISLINALLWPVLTRIAMPFLVLTFGFGTLILNGFLLQIFAPLFDIEIKGAAMILVPLAMAAVTTILSALITIEDDSSYYRSVLRDAEKKRKTEIKDYPGVIIVEIDGLAYEVLCEAVERGDMPHIKEMIDSDNYTLRMWETDLSSQTGASQAGILHGNNEDIVAFRWIEKNNDNQMMQCSGITKVPELEQRISDGNGLLVDNGASRSNLFSGDTDNVIFTFSKIMDFKKLYNKAWYSVFSNPSNFARIVALFLADIIREIWSQIVHSVKNIRPRINRGIVYIPTRAATNVFMREINTSTLIGDMMIGDIDVAYSTYLGYDEIAHHSGVRDNDAWFALREMDKQIKHLTDANKYCPRDYQFVIQSDHGQTNGATFTQRYGETFEDFVKSLLPEDMTMFAKMTSNDDHFAGDYTPFSRKNKKIKKEQKEQQELSDSEVIVLASGNLAMIYLTQWSQRLTYEELNNFFPELIPGIINNEYVGFILVKSQEHGDLAIGKNGTYYLDTDEIEGENPLEGFGDNIARHLKRTSSFEHTPDILVNSFYDKEADEVCAFEELVGSHGGAGGDQSKPFILYPSSWNVSDDEIIGAENIYKLLKENLAELKK, encoded by the coding sequence ATGGAAATTATTAAAGAAAAACAAACCCCAAAAAGAAACTTTAAAAGAAGTTTAATTGTATTTATCGGAAATGTATTAGGAATATATCTGATAAGTTTTTTAGGATTAGGAGTAGAATTTAATCAATTTGATGACATAATCCTTTTGGTACTATTCATCAGTTTAATTAATGCATTACTCTGGCCTGTTTTAACAAGAATAGCAATGCCTTTTCTTGTTTTAACCTTCGGTTTCGGAACATTAATATTAAACGGATTTTTACTTCAAATTTTCGCACCATTATTTGATATAGAAATAAAAGGTGCTGCAATGATTCTTGTCCCATTGGCAATGGCTGCTGTTACAACCATATTATCAGCATTAATAACAATTGAAGATGACAGTTCATATTACAGGTCTGTTTTAAGAGATGCTGAAAAGAAAAGAAAAACTGAAATTAAAGATTATCCTGGAGTAATAATTGTTGAAATTGACGGACTTGCTTACGAGGTTTTATGTGAAGCAGTAGAAAGAGGAGATATGCCTCATATTAAAGAAATGATTGACAGTGACAATTACACTCTTAGAATGTGGGAAACTGACCTGTCTTCCCAAACTGGTGCAAGTCAAGCAGGAATTCTTCATGGAAATAATGAAGACATTGTTGCATTCAGATGGATAGAAAAGAATAACGACAATCAGATGATGCAATGTTCAGGAATCACCAAAGTACCAGAGTTAGAACAGAGAATTTCAGATGGAAATGGATTACTTGTGGATAACGGGGCAAGCAGATCAAATTTATTCTCCGGAGATACAGACAATGTAATATTTACATTCAGTAAAATAATGGACTTTAAAAAATTATACAATAAGGCATGGTACTCAGTATTTTCCAATCCAAGTAATTTTGCACGTATAGTTGCTTTGTTTCTTGCAGACATAATACGTGAAATCTGGTCACAAATTGTGCATTCAGTCAAAAACATCAGACCAAGAATAAACCGTGGAATAGTATATATTCCAACAAGAGCCGCTACAAACGTATTTATGAGAGAAATTAATACATCAACATTAATTGGAGACATGATGATTGGAGATATCGATGTTGCATACTCAACATACTTGGGTTATGATGAAATAGCTCACCACTCCGGAGTCAGAGATAATGACGCATGGTTCGCCTTAAGGGAAATGGACAAACAAATCAAACATTTAACTGATGCAAACAAGTATTGCCCTAGAGACTATCAGTTTGTCATCCAATCTGATCACGGTCAGACAAATGGTGCTACATTTACCCAAAGATATGGTGAAACATTTGAGGATTTTGTCAAATCATTACTTCCAGAAGACATGACCATGTTTGCAAAAATGACTTCAAATGATGACCACTTTGCAGGAGACTATACTCCATTTTCAAGAAAAAATAAAAAAATTAAAAAAGAACAAAAAGAACAACAGGAATTAAGTGACTCTGAAGTCATCGTATTGGCATCAGGTAATCTTGCAATGATTTATTTGACACAATGGAGTCAAAGATTAACATATGAGGAATTAAATAACTTTTTCCCTGAATTGATACCTGGCATCATAAACAATGAATATGTCGGTTTCATTTTAGTTAAATCACAAGAACACGGCGATTTGGCTATTGGAAAAAATGGAACTTATTACCTAGACACCGATGAAATTGAAGGAGAAAATCCTCTTGAAGGATTTGGAGACAATATTGCTAGACATTTAAAAAGAACCAGTTCATTTGAACATACACCAGATATTCTAGTCAACAGTTTTTATGATAAAGAAGCTGATGAGGTATGTGCTTTTGAAGAACTGGTTGGAAGCCATGGTGGAGCTGGTGGAGACCAATCCAAACCATTCATATTGTACCCTTCAAGCTGGAATGTCAGTGACGATGAGATTATAGGTGCAGAAAACATTTATAAACTATTAAAAGAAAATTTAGCGGAATTAAAAAAATAA